A region from the Kribbella shirazensis genome encodes:
- the rpsO gene encoding 30S ribosomal protein S15 gives MSSVDAATKKQIMGEYALTEGDTGSPEVQVALLTHRISHLTEHLKEHKHDHHSRRGLLLLVGQRRRLLNYLAKKDINRYRSLIERLGLRR, from the coding sequence GTGTCATCTGTTGATGCCGCAACGAAGAAGCAGATCATGGGTGAATACGCCCTGACCGAGGGTGACACCGGGTCCCCCGAGGTCCAGGTCGCGCTGCTGACCCACCGGATCAGCCACCTGACCGAGCACCTCAAGGAGCACAAGCACGACCACCACAGCCGTCGTGGCCTGCTGCTGCTCGTCGGTCAGCGCCGCCGGCTGCTGAACTACCTGGCGAAGAAGGACATCAACCGCTACCGGTCCCTGATCGAGCGGCTCGGCCTTCGCCGATGA
- a CDS encoding polyribonucleotide nucleotidyltransferase → MEGTEFAEAVLDNGSFGNRTIRFETGRLAQQAAGSAAAYLDGDTMVLSATTASKKPKDQFDFFPLTVDVEERMYAAGRIPGSFFRREGRPSEEAILTCRLIDRPLRPSFVSGLRNEIQVVITVLALNPDKLYDVLAINAASMSTQLAGLPFSGPIGGVRVALIEGQWVAFPTHTELEDAVFDMVVAGRVTDAGDVAIMMVEAESTPGTFEAVASGTQAPTEEIVAEGLEAAKGFIKTLVEAQADLAARAAKPTAEFPVFPDYAEDAYAAVEAAATEELSQALTIAGKHEREDATDAVKAATVDKLAADFEGREKELSAAFRSLTKKLVRQRVLKEKVRIDGRGLTDIRPLKAQIGVLPRVHGSALFERGETQIMGVSTLNMLRMEQQLDTLSPETRKRYMHNYNFPPYSTGETGRVGSPKRREIGHGALAERALVPVLPSREDFPYAIRQVSEALGSNGSTSMGSVCASTLSLLNAGVPLKAPVAGIAMGLISGEVDGETEYVALTDILGAEDAFGDMDFKVAGTKDFVTALQLDTKLDGIPASVLGAALKQAKDARLTILDVMAKAIDAPGEMSEFAPRVISVKVPVDKIGEVIGPKGKMINQITEDTGADISIEDDGTVYIGATDGPSAEAARAAINAIANPTMPEKGERYLGTVVKTTNFGAFISLLPGKDGLLHISKLRPLAGGKRVEAVEDVLSVGQKLQVEIAEIDDRGKLSLIPVIEGEEGEKKADDTKAESSAE, encoded by the coding sequence ATGGAGGGCACCGAATTCGCCGAGGCCGTGCTGGACAACGGCAGCTTCGGCAACCGCACCATCCGCTTCGAGACGGGCCGCCTGGCCCAGCAGGCTGCCGGTTCGGCCGCCGCGTACCTCGACGGCGACACGATGGTGCTGTCGGCCACCACGGCCAGCAAGAAGCCCAAGGACCAGTTCGACTTCTTCCCGTTGACGGTGGACGTCGAGGAGCGGATGTACGCCGCGGGCCGGATCCCCGGCTCGTTCTTCCGCCGCGAGGGCCGGCCGTCCGAAGAGGCCATCCTGACCTGCCGGCTGATCGACCGCCCGCTGCGGCCGTCGTTCGTGTCCGGCCTGCGGAACGAGATCCAGGTCGTCATCACCGTCCTGGCGCTGAACCCGGACAAGCTGTACGACGTGCTCGCGATCAACGCGGCGTCGATGTCGACCCAGCTGGCCGGCCTGCCGTTCTCCGGCCCGATCGGCGGCGTCCGCGTCGCGCTGATCGAGGGCCAGTGGGTGGCGTTCCCGACCCACACCGAGCTCGAGGACGCGGTCTTCGACATGGTGGTCGCGGGGCGGGTCACCGACGCCGGTGACGTCGCGATCATGATGGTCGAGGCGGAGTCCACCCCGGGCACCTTCGAGGCCGTCGCGAGCGGCACCCAGGCGCCGACCGAGGAGATCGTCGCCGAGGGCCTGGAGGCCGCCAAGGGCTTCATCAAGACCCTGGTCGAGGCGCAGGCCGACCTGGCCGCGCGGGCCGCGAAGCCGACCGCCGAGTTCCCGGTGTTCCCGGACTACGCCGAGGACGCCTACGCCGCGGTCGAGGCCGCCGCCACCGAGGAGCTGTCGCAGGCGCTCACCATCGCCGGCAAGCACGAGCGTGAGGACGCCACCGACGCGGTCAAGGCCGCCACCGTGGACAAGCTCGCCGCCGACTTCGAGGGCCGCGAGAAGGAGCTGTCCGCGGCGTTCCGCTCGCTGACCAAGAAGCTGGTCCGGCAGCGGGTGCTGAAGGAGAAGGTCCGCATCGACGGCCGCGGTCTGACCGACATCCGGCCGCTGAAGGCCCAGATCGGCGTGCTCCCGCGGGTGCACGGCTCGGCGCTGTTCGAGCGTGGCGAGACCCAGATCATGGGTGTCAGCACGCTGAACATGCTCCGCATGGAGCAGCAGCTCGACACGCTCTCCCCGGAGACCCGCAAGCGGTACATGCACAACTACAACTTCCCGCCGTACTCGACCGGTGAGACCGGCCGGGTGGGTTCGCCGAAGCGCCGCGAGATCGGTCACGGCGCGCTGGCCGAGCGGGCCCTGGTGCCGGTGCTGCCGTCGCGCGAGGACTTCCCGTACGCGATCCGTCAGGTCTCCGAGGCCCTCGGGTCGAACGGTTCGACCTCGATGGGTTCGGTCTGCGCCTCGACGCTGTCGCTGCTGAACGCCGGTGTGCCGCTGAAGGCCCCGGTCGCCGGTATCGCGATGGGCCTGATCTCCGGCGAGGTCGACGGCGAGACCGAGTACGTCGCGCTGACCGACATCCTGGGCGCGGAGGACGCGTTCGGCGACATGGACTTCAAGGTCGCCGGAACGAAGGACTTCGTCACCGCGCTGCAGCTGGACACCAAGCTGGACGGTATCCCGGCCAGCGTGCTGGGTGCGGCCCTGAAGCAGGCCAAGGACGCCCGCCTGACGATCCTGGACGTGATGGCCAAGGCCATCGACGCGCCGGGTGAGATGAGCGAGTTCGCGCCGCGGGTCATCTCGGTGAAGGTCCCGGTCGACAAGATCGGCGAGGTCATCGGCCCGAAGGGCAAGATGATCAACCAGATCACCGAGGACACCGGCGCCGACATCTCGATCGAGGACGACGGCACGGTGTACATCGGCGCGACCGACGGCCCGAGTGCCGAGGCCGCCCGGGCCGCGATCAACGCGATCGCGAACCCGACGATGCCGGAGAAGGGCGAGCGCTACCTGGGTACGGTCGTGAAGACGACCAACTTCGGTGCGTTCATCAGCCTGCTGCCGGGCAAGGACGGTCTGCTGCACATCTCGAAGCTGCGTCCGCTGGCCGGTGGCAAGCGCGTCGAGGCGGTCGAGGACGTGCTGTCGGTCGGCCAGAAGCTGCAGGTCGAGATCGCCGAGATCGACGACCGCGGCAAGCTCTCGCTGATCCCGGTCATCGAGGGTGAAGAGGGCGAGAAGAAGGCCGACGACACGAAGGCTGAGTCCTCGGCGGAGTGA
- a CDS encoding bifunctional riboflavin kinase/FAD synthetase yields MRVWHGLDEVGPEFGPAVVTIGNFDGVHRGHQEVLAHARARAAELGGLPVVALTFDPHPMRVLRPDHAPLMLSKPEQRAELLGRHGADAVLILPFTKEVSAWPPEEFIEHVLVNALHAKAVVVGENFRFGHKAAGHVDTLVEAGTQYGFQVEGLSLAGEEQPWSSTYIRSRLADGDVEAAAEALGRPLRVTGVVVEGDKRGRELGYPTANIPADPGAAVPQDGVYAGWLTVLTPAPGAPAYPDPLPAAISVGSNPTFDGVDRRVESYVLDRDDLELYGAEIAIDFVARLRGTQIRFDTIDELLVQMKADVDGARRLLGTD; encoded by the coding sequence ATGCGTGTCTGGCACGGATTGGACGAGGTGGGCCCGGAGTTCGGGCCGGCGGTCGTCACCATCGGCAACTTCGACGGCGTGCACCGCGGTCACCAGGAGGTGCTCGCGCATGCCCGGGCGCGAGCGGCGGAGCTGGGCGGTCTGCCGGTGGTCGCGCTGACCTTCGACCCGCACCCGATGCGGGTCCTGCGGCCGGACCACGCGCCGCTGATGCTCAGCAAGCCCGAGCAGCGGGCCGAGCTGCTCGGTCGGCACGGTGCCGACGCGGTGCTCATCCTCCCGTTCACCAAGGAGGTGTCGGCCTGGCCGCCGGAGGAGTTCATCGAGCACGTCCTCGTGAACGCGTTGCACGCCAAGGCGGTCGTCGTCGGTGAGAACTTCCGCTTCGGTCACAAGGCGGCCGGTCACGTCGACACGCTCGTCGAGGCCGGAACGCAGTACGGCTTCCAGGTCGAGGGGCTCAGCCTGGCGGGGGAGGAGCAGCCCTGGTCGTCGACGTACATCCGCAGCCGTCTGGCCGACGGTGACGTGGAGGCGGCCGCGGAAGCGCTCGGCCGGCCGCTGCGGGTCACCGGTGTGGTCGTCGAGGGCGACAAGCGCGGCCGCGAGCTCGGGTACCCGACCGCGAACATCCCGGCGGACCCGGGGGCCGCGGTCCCGCAGGACGGCGTGTACGCCGGCTGGCTCACCGTGCTGACGCCGGCGCCCGGCGCCCCGGCGTACCCGGACCCGCTGCCCGCGGCGATCAGCGTCGGCAGCAACCCGACCTTCGACGGCGTGGACCGCCGGGTCGAGTCGTACGTGCTGGACCGCGACGACCTCGAGCTGTACGGCGCCGAGATCGCGATCGACTTCGTCGCTCGGCTGCGCGGTACGCAGATCCGGTTCGACACGATCGACGAGCTGCTCGTCCAGATGAAGGCCGACGTCGACGGGGCACGCCGCCTGCTAGGCACTGATTAG
- a CDS encoding insulinase family protein has product MTRAITSTLLSPEAGGPVKRTVLPSGLRVLSQSVPGFRSVTFGLWVGVGSRDEPEQLAGATHFLEHLLFKGTERRDALEISASIDAVGGEMNAFTGKEYTCYYARVLDSDLPLAVDVICDMITSATLTSADVESERDVIDEEIAMHADETSDHIHDLFAEQLWGKSPLGRSITGTPESVAGLSRQQVAGWYRRRYKPSNIVVSVAGNVDHADVVRLVRKAFERHWVTAEAEPAPVRRGSAKPVPTYSGVQVHHRDVEQAHLVLGMPGLPRSDERRYIAGVLHGIVGGGMSSRLFQEVREKRGLAYSVFTFGSAYADSGMVGVYAGCLPKKAPEVLDVIRGELEAIARGNITPDELLRGKGQMRGSVVMGLEDTGAKMTRIAKAELVYGELPTVDEILHRIDSVTLDDVTALAADLYAGAPALTVMGPFDEDSATFTL; this is encoded by the coding sequence GTGACCCGAGCGATCACCAGCACGCTGCTGAGCCCGGAGGCGGGCGGTCCGGTCAAACGGACCGTCCTGCCCTCCGGGCTTCGCGTGCTCTCCCAGTCGGTACCGGGCTTCCGCTCGGTCACGTTCGGCCTGTGGGTCGGCGTCGGCTCCCGCGACGAGCCGGAGCAGCTGGCCGGTGCGACGCATTTCCTCGAACACCTGCTGTTCAAGGGCACCGAGCGCCGCGACGCGCTGGAGATCTCCGCCTCGATCGACGCGGTCGGCGGCGAGATGAACGCGTTCACCGGCAAGGAGTACACCTGCTACTACGCGCGGGTGCTGGACTCCGACCTGCCGCTCGCGGTCGACGTCATCTGCGACATGATCACCTCCGCCACACTCACCAGCGCGGACGTGGAGAGTGAACGCGACGTCATCGACGAAGAGATCGCGATGCACGCCGACGAGACGTCGGACCACATCCACGACCTGTTCGCCGAGCAGCTGTGGGGCAAGTCCCCGCTCGGTCGCTCGATCACCGGTACGCCGGAATCGGTCGCCGGGCTGTCCCGCCAGCAGGTCGCGGGCTGGTACCGGCGCCGCTACAAGCCGTCGAACATCGTGGTGTCGGTGGCCGGCAACGTCGACCACGCGGACGTGGTCCGCCTGGTCCGTAAGGCGTTCGAGCGCCATTGGGTGACGGCCGAGGCCGAGCCGGCTCCCGTACGTCGTGGATCCGCCAAGCCCGTTCCGACGTACAGCGGCGTGCAAGTCCATCACCGCGACGTCGAGCAGGCGCATCTGGTGCTCGGGATGCCCGGACTGCCCCGGAGCGACGAGCGCCGGTACATCGCCGGTGTCCTGCACGGGATCGTCGGCGGCGGGATGTCGTCGCGGTTGTTCCAGGAGGTGCGGGAGAAGCGCGGCCTGGCGTATTCGGTGTTCACGTTCGGTTCGGCGTACGCCGACTCCGGCATGGTCGGCGTGTACGCGGGCTGCCTGCCGAAGAAGGCCCCCGAGGTGCTGGACGTGATCCGCGGCGAGCTCGAGGCGATTGCCCGAGGCAACATCACCCCCGACGAACTGCTCCGCGGCAAGGGCCAGATGCGCGGCTCGGTGGTGATGGGCCTGGAGGACACCGGCGCCAAGATGACCCGGATCGCCAAGGCCGAGCTCGTCTACGGCGAACTCCCCACAGTGGACGAGATCCTGCACCGCATCGACTCCGTCACCCTGGACGACGTCACCGCCCTCGCCGCAGACCTGTATGCGGGAGCTCCGGCCCTGACCGTGATGGGCCCGTTCGACGAGGACAGCGCCACTTTCACGCTCTGA